GCCGATGCGCCTTCTCGACCAGCCGGTCGAAATCGCCCAGCGTGCCGAAGGACGGGTCGATGTCGCGGTAATTGGAGACGTCGTAGCCGAAATCCTTCATCGGCGAGGTGAAGACCGGGGAGAGCCAGATGGCATCGACGCCCAGGTCAGCCACGTGCTCAAGCCGCTCGGTGATACCCACCAGGTCGCCGATGCCGTCGCCGTTATGGTCCTGGAAGGAGCGCGGATAGATCTGGTAGATCACCGCGCCGCGCCACCAATCCTTGTCGACCGGCTGCGGTTCCACCGGCTTGGTTTCGGTCATAGCGAACGCGTCGGCCACTTGCTCTTCCTTTCGCAGACATGCGAACCGCCGCCGGCCGGACGGCGCAAGCGGCGGTTTGCCAAAACGTTTTAGTAGGTTATTGTTTACTCAAGGAGGCGACCTTGCGTCAACTCCGGGAGGGGAAAGGACGTCAAAGGCGACGTCCGATAAACTTAATAAGTTTCAATACCTTATGGAAAAGAAGAACAAGAAGGCCGGACCGGGCACGGTCAAGACCGGCCGCAATGTCACGATAAAGGACCTTGCGGGCGAGCTGGGGCTGTCGATCACCACCATTTCGCGGGCGCTTTCCGGCTATTCGGATGTGGGTGAAAAAACCCGCAAGCGCGTCGAGGATGCTGCCTCGCGGCTGGGCTACCGCCCCAACCGCAATGCGCAGCGGCTCGTCACGCGCCGCACCCACAATATCGGCTGGGTGCAGCCGGACAACGAGCGCAAATTCCTCGACCCGCACTTCGTGGAAGTGATGGCCGGCGTGCTGCGCGGCGCGCGGGCGCTCAACTACGACATCGTCATGACCAGCGCCACGGCCGACCACGAGATGGCGACCTACGATCGGTATGTGAAGGACAACAGCGTCGACGGCTTCATCGTCGACCTGCCCCGCGAAGGCGATCCGCGCATCGACTACCTGCTCGAGGCCGATCGCCCCTTCGTCGTCCACGGCCGCGAGTCCCGCCATCCGCGCTATGGCTGGGTGGATGTCGACAATTACGGCAACTTCTATCGCCTGGCGCGGCTCCTCGCTGCCAACGGCCATCGCAAGATCGCCTTCATCAATGGCGACGAGCGCTTCATCTACGCCCATTCCCGCCGCCGCGCGGTCGAGGATGCCCTCAACGATTTCGGCATCGGCACGGGCGGCCTGCGCGTCTACAACTCGCTCCATCCCATGGGCGAGGTCGGCTTCAAGCTCACCACCGAAGCCCTGCGGGACGGCGAGGTGACGGCCCTGCTCTATTCCTCGATCCTCATGGCCATCGAGGGCCACAACGCCGTGGTCCGCGCCGGCCGGACGGTCGAAAAGGACA
The sequence above is a segment of the Paradevosia shaoguanensis genome. Coding sequences within it:
- a CDS encoding LacI family DNA-binding transcriptional regulator, encoding MEKKNKKAGPGTVKTGRNVTIKDLAGELGLSITTISRALSGYSDVGEKTRKRVEDAASRLGYRPNRNAQRLVTRRTHNIGWVQPDNERKFLDPHFVEVMAGVLRGARALNYDIVMTSATADHEMATYDRYVKDNSVDGFIVDLPREGDPRIDYLLEADRPFVVHGRESRHPRYGWVDVDNYGNFYRLARLLAANGHRKIAFINGDERFIYAHSRRRAVEDALNDFGIGTGGLRVYNSLHPMGEVGFKLTTEALRDGEVTALLYSSILMAIEGHNAVVRAGRTVEKDIAIATMDDVLHYLDIDHVADSLTFVRSSLQDAGLALVEEISRQCDGHSEPSGTLVPSTFHVLPDWDASSLELPVPEERAGEY